ATTCCAGTGTTCTTTCATGGTCAGTGGGGTGGGTGTTGGTAAGTTTTTATCAGTCCTGCTGAGTCAGCATGGCTTTTGCTGTTTGTTGAATCAATTGCCATGCTTTTTCAACATGCTCCGATTCGACGTTAGTTTGTGCAATCACCATTCTTATGGTGTATATACCGTTTAGTTTAGTATGCGTCAGATAAACACTTCCGCCTGCGTTAAGTTTTTGCACAATTTGTTCGTTTAATTTGTTCAATTGTTCTGTACCGGTCAGATGTGCGGGTTTATATCTGAAACACACCAGGCTGAAAGGTACAGGAGCCAATAATTCAAAATCATCGGTTTTTTCAATTTCGCGGGCAAGCCAACCAGCCAGTTCTATGTGCAATTTTACTTTTTTTCTGATACCTTCTACGCCAAAGTTTCTGATAACAAACCATAATTTAAGAGCCCTGAAGCGGCGGCCAAGTGCAACGCCCCAGTCGCGGTAATCGTTCACCTGACCGCGTGTACGGGTTTTCAGGTATTCGGGCAGTATTTCAAAGGTACGTATCAGTAATTCAGTATCTTTCACAAAATAGGCCGAGCAATCAAAATTGGTAAACATCCATTTGTGAGGATTGAATACAAAACTGTCGGCAAACTCCAGACCGGCTGTGTACTTGCGCATTTCAGGCAATACAAGGGCTGTTCCGGCATAGGCTGCATCAATATGAAACCAAATGTTGTGTTTGCGGCAAATGGCTCCGGTTTCTTCTATCGGATCAACAGCAGTTGAACCGGTAGTGCCTATGGTTGCGACAACACAAACCGGAATAAAACCTGCTTCAATGTCTTTTTCAATGGCTTCACGCAGCAAATCTGTACGCATGGCAAACTGGCTGTCTACCGCAATTTTTACCAGGTTCTTTTTGCCAAAACCTGCAATTTTCACTGCTTTTTCGATAGACGAATGAGTTTCAACGGAGCAGTAAATTCTGAGTTTATCAGTGTTTTGAAAACCTTCTTCGTTAATGCTGAAGCCGCTTGCTCTTTCGCGTGCAGTAAGCAGTGCTGCCAGTGTTGAGGCTGAGGCAGTATCCTGTATTACACCGGTCCAGTGTTGGGGCAATCCGCACATCTCTTTCAGCCATTCCATCACTCTTTCTTCCAGCTCGGCAGCAGCCGGTGAAGTTTCCCAAATCATGCCCTGTTGTCCCAGGGCGGCTGTCAGCATTTCGGCAAGTACGCTCGGGTAACTCGAATTGGCCGGGAAAAAAGCGAAGAAATTCGGATTTTGCCAGTGGGTGATTCCGGGCATAATCATTTTGTCAAAATCTTCCATAATGGAGTCCATGGGCTCAGCTGAATCTGGCGGACTCACCGGAAGTTGTTTCAGTATTTCACCGGGCTTTATCTGAGATTTTACAGGATATTGTGCTATCTGTTCAAAATAATCGGCAATCCGGTCGGCCATTTTGTGCGCTTCGGCCCTGAAATCAGAAGGTGTTTTCATGCTTTTTTGTTTGTTAAAACCTGTCAGGCTTAATTTGCCGGTTTGTAATCGGTGGCAACCAGCACAGCTTCGGTTATCTGGCTTTTAACTTCCGACCGGTAATGAAACCTGTTTTTTGTCAATTCCACAATGTCAAGCTGAAGCAGGTTGCTTCCCAGTTTGATTTCAATAGCTGATGAATCGGCATTAAAACTCCATTTTCCTCTTGAAAAGATATCCGGATCCTTGTCATGACAACGACTGGCACCTTCATGCGACTCCAGTGATAAATTTCTGAAATAAACATCCACATTGTCAAGTTGGCAGGCTTTCATGTCTTTAAGCTGGTCAAGGCCATTTACTGTAAATGATTCAACAGCCCAGGCTTTGTATTCATCACCTGCCAGGAGCCAGGCCTTATTTTGTTTGGGAGATGCGATGGTATTTTTGGTCTCCGGGTTTTTATCTTTCACTTTGCAGCCCCCCATCAGCAGCGCTACAAATGATAAGCAGAAGATACCGGGAAGTATTTTTTTCATGATGCAGTTGTTGGGTGGAGGTCTTATTCTTTGTGATCGGGTTGGGCCAGTTTTTTGATTAACGTGAACAATTCCGCAATGTCGGTTTCAGTTGTAAACGGATTCATCAGGGTAACCCGGAGAAAAGTTTTTCCGGCAACGCTGGTTTGTACCACATAAAAACGGGCATCGTCGAGTAGTTTCTTTCTTACCGAGGCCGTAAGTTTATTCAAATCGCCCTTAAATCCTTCCGGACAATAACGGAAACATACAATATTTCCATCGGGTTGCACAGCCAGTTCAAATCCTTTTTCATTTCGGGCAATTTCGGCAAATCGCCTGCCTAAATCGTAAGTGATACTTATATAATCGCTGAAAAGCTGGTCGCCGTAGAGTTTAATCATAGCAAACACCTTCACTCCCAGCATTTTTTTTGTGCATTCAAGTGCCCGGCCGGCACTGTCGAACCAGGGCTTTTGTGCTCCGTTGCCCAACAGGTATTCAGCCTTTTGAGCGAATGTTTCAAACGAATGCCTTCCGTTGCGAAACAAAACAGCAGTTGTAAGTGCCGGAGCAAGCATCATTTTATGAAAGTCGATCACCACCGAGTCGGCACGTTCAATTCCTTTGGTCAGATAGCTGTATTTTTCGGTCATGGCTGCACCGCCTCCATGTGCCCCGTCAACATGAAACCATAGCCCGTGGGCACTGGCAAAGTCGGCCATTTCGTTCAAAGGATCATAGGTTCCGGTCGACGTAGTGCAGGCATTTCCCACCAGGGCAATCACTTTTAATCCTTCTGCCTGGGCATTTTTGAGTGTTTCTTCCAGTTTTGAAGCATCAAGTTGCATGCGGCTGTTTACCGGTACTTTAACAACACCTTTGTTGCCCCAGCCCATAATGCGGGCAGCACGTGCTACACTGTAATGTGCTTCTTCCGAAACCATAAAGGCCAGCCTGGTATCGTCCATTGCGCCTTCGTCCCAGATGTTATATCCGCACATGGCTTGTCTGGCAGCCAGCAATCCGGTGAGGTTTCCGGCTGATCCGCCTGATGTGAGGATGCCATCTGCTTCGGATGTCATGCCTATTTTAGCAGCAAGCCAGCGTAAAACCACCCGTTCAATGGCAGTTGATGCCGGGCCCATTTCATAGATGGCCATGCCATTGTTTAACAAAGCCTCAAGCAATTCGGTAAGTGCCGAAAGAGGGGCGGGAGGCACCACCTGATGACCCATGTAACGCGGGTGGTGTATGTGATTTGATTGCGAAATCAGCGTTGTGTAAAAGTCCTGAAGGTTAAATGACGGGTTGTTCAGCTCTGCAGTCCAGTAGCTGACCATTTCATCGGGGATGGAAGGTGGCAAAACAGGCATTGGCCTGGCTTCACGGCATTCATGAAGATATGTGGTCAGTAAATCAACCAGTTGGTGGCCTTCACGGCGAAAATCCTCGGGATCGAAGGCTTGAGTCAGTAATGGGTTCATAGATGATATATTGTTTGGTAAAAGTAGATATTTTCAGTTTGATGATTATACAATTATGGCTGAAATCAACAACCTGTTTTGTCATCTCAGGGATGTTTATCCTTCAAACAATCATTCAAAAAAATCCTGACCGTATTCTGTTATCCCGATTCCTTTTCTAACTTTGCCGGATTGAATATGTAATCAATCGTAAATCATTATAGGATGCAATTAACAGATTTTCAGAAAGCCATTATGGCTGGCATACCCAGCCAGCTCCCGGCCCACAGGCCTTTAGATGCAAACGTTAGCCATGCTCCGGTGCGCAAAGACATTCTCAATTCTGAAGAGAAAAAACTGGCAGTCAGAAATGCACTGCGGTATTTTAATCCTGAGCATCATGCTGTGCTTGCGCCTGAATTTGCCGCCGAGCTTACGAAGTATGGTCGCATTTATATGTACAGGTTTCGTCCTGAATATGAAATGTTTGCCCGTCCTCTTGATGCTTATCCTGCAAAATCAAAACAGGCTGCCGGCATCATGCTGATGATACAGAATAACCTCGACCCGGCTGTGGCCCAGCATCCGCATGAGCTTATTACTTATGGCGGAAATGGTGCTGTGTTTCAAAACTGGGCCCAATACATGCTCACCATGCAGTATTTGTCAGAAATGACCGATGAACAAACGCTGGTGATGTATTCAGGGCATCCCATGGGCTTGTATCCTTCGCATAAGGAAGCTCCCCGCGTGGTGGTTACCAACGGCATGGTTATTCCGAATTATTCGAAACCCGATGATTGGGAAAAATTTAATGCACTGGGTGTTTCACAATACGGTCAAATGACAGCCGGTTCTTATATGTACATCGGTCCACAGGGCATTGTGCATGGCACTACCATCACTGTTTTGAATGCCAGCCGCAAAATTGCTCAGCATGGCGAAGATACCGAAGGGCGTCTTTTTGTAACGTCAGGCCTTGGCGGAATGAGCGGAGCACAACCCAAAGCCGGAAACATTGCCGGTGTGGTGACGATTTGTGCTGAAGTTAATCCCCATGCAGCCCACAAGCGCCATAGCCAGGGTTGGGTCGATGAAATTTCTGACAATGTAGATACAGCGATTGATAGCGCTCTTAAATACCAGGCACTGAAACAAGCCCGATCCATTGCATTCCTTGGCAATATTGTGGATTTGTGGGAGCGCCTGGCCGAACGAAATGTAATGGTTGATTTGGGTTCTGACCAGACTTCACTGCATAACCCATGGGCAGGTGGTTATTACCCGGCTGGACTCACTTACGATGAAGCCAATGATATGATGGCGCATAAACCCGAAGAGTTTAAGAAACGGGTGCATGAATCGCTGCGCAGACAGGTGGCCGCCATCAATACACTCTCACAAAGAGGTATGTATTTCTTCGATTATGGCAATGCTTTCCTGCTTGAATCGGGTAGGGCGGGTGCCGATATTTTTAAGGAAGATGGTAAATTCCGTTATGCTTCATATGTGCAGGATATTATGGGCCCCATGTGCTTCGACTATGGTTTCGGACCGTTCAGATGGGTTTGCACATCGGGTAAACCTGAGGACCTCGATATTACAGACCACCTGGCAATGGAAGTGCTTGAAGAAATTGCGGCTTCAGCTCCTGCTGAAATCAGCCAGCAAATGCGCGATAATATACGCTGGATTAGAGAAGCTAAGCAAAATAAACTGGTAGTAGGATCGCAGGCCCGCATTTTATATGCCGATTGCGAAGGACGCACCAAAATTGCTGCTGCTTTCAACAAGGCTATTGCCGATGGCCGCCTGAGTGCGCCGGTGGTGCTGGGGCGCGACCACCACGATGTTTCAGGAACCGATTCGCCCTACCGCGAAACTTCCAATATTTATGATGGCAGCAGCTTTACCGCTGATATGGCCATTCAGAATGTTATCGGCGATTCATTCAGGGGCGCCACCTGGGTTTCTATTCACAATGGAGGCGGCGTTGGCTGGGGCGAAGTAATCAATGGTGGTTTTGGCATGTTGCTCGATGGCTCGGCCGATAGCGACCGCCGGCTGCGCTCTATGCTCCACTGGGATGTAAACAACGGCATTTCGCGCCGCTCATGGGCCCGAAACGAAGAAGCTGTTTTTGCCATCAAACGTGCCATGGAGGCCGAACCCCGCCTCAAAGTTACACTTCCTCATTTTGCTGACAATCAATTGATTGATGGGCTGTTTTAAGCGTCCTGAAATGACAGCCTGATGTTTGTTACAAGCTTTTTCATCAGATTTGCCACATAAAAAAAACCTTCCGGCGAAATGAACCGGAAGGTTTTTTTATAAAAGAATATTTCAATTACTGAATACTCACTCTTTTGCTGATAATTTCTGAGCCATTGTCCATGCGGAGCATATAGATGCCCGCTGGCCATGTACTTGTATTGAGGGTAAGTTTTCTTCCTGAAACTTCTGTTTGATAAACTGACTGTCCCAACTGGTTGAAAATATGTAACTGAACCGCCTGGAGGCTTTCTTTTGCCATTTCAACAAAGAGCTGATCATGGGCAGGGTTCGGATAAACTGAAATACCTGAAGTGATGTCCTGATTTTCAATGCCAACACTCACAACGTCAAATTGGGCTGTTATGAGTGAGCCAAACTGCGTTCCCTGGGCAACGGTGGTTGACCCGGATTTGATGCTGTAGAATCCGGTTCCATTGCCGCAGCATAAGCCATTTCCGCCTGCATCGTAAACAAAGAATTCAAAACAACCGTCTGTTTCCAGTACAGTTTCTTCGGTATAAACCTTGTTGGCTTCAGTGTACGGGCCTCCGGCAAAAACAACTTCTCCGTTTTCATTTTTAACTTCCCAGGTTACTTCTTCAGGTGCATTGTCGGTTCTGATTTTAATCTGAATGCTGCGTGAAGCCTGAAGTGCAGGGCTGAAGCTATGAACCAGCGTGTCGTTTTTGACATAAGTGTCTGCACTTTGATTCACCTGATCAAC
This region of Lentimicrobiaceae bacterium genomic DNA includes:
- a CDS encoding aminotransferase class V-fold PLP-dependent enzyme — translated: MKTPSDFRAEAHKMADRIADYFEQIAQYPVKSQIKPGEILKQLPVSPPDSAEPMDSIMEDFDKMIMPGITHWQNPNFFAFFPANSSYPSVLAEMLTAALGQQGMIWETSPAAAELEERVMEWLKEMCGLPQHWTGVIQDTASASTLAALLTARERASGFSINEEGFQNTDKLRIYCSVETHSSIEKAVKIAGFGKKNLVKIAVDSQFAMRTDLLREAIEKDIEAGFIPVCVVATIGTTGSTAVDPIEETGAICRKHNIWFHIDAAYAGTALVLPEMRKYTAGLEFADSFVFNPHKWMFTNFDCSAYFVKDTELLIRTFEILPEYLKTRTRGQVNDYRDWGVALGRRFRALKLWFVIRNFGVEGIRKKVKLHIELAGWLAREIEKTDDFELLAPVPFSLVCFRYKPAHLTGTEQLNKLNEQIVQKLNAGGSVYLTHTKLNGIYTIRMVIAQTNVESEHVEKAWQLIQQTAKAMLTQQD
- a CDS encoding aminotransferase class I/II-fold pyridoxal phosphate-dependent enzyme gives rise to the protein MNPLLTQAFDPEDFRREGHQLVDLLTTYLHECREARPMPVLPPSIPDEMVSYWTAELNNPSFNLQDFYTTLISQSNHIHHPRYMGHQVVPPAPLSALTELLEALLNNGMAIYEMGPASTAIERVVLRWLAAKIGMTSEADGILTSGGSAGNLTGLLAARQAMCGYNIWDEGAMDDTRLAFMVSEEAHYSVARAARIMGWGNKGVVKVPVNSRMQLDASKLEETLKNAQAEGLKVIALVGNACTTSTGTYDPLNEMADFASAHGLWFHVDGAHGGGAAMTEKYSYLTKGIERADSVVIDFHKMMLAPALTTAVLFRNGRHSFETFAQKAEYLLGNGAQKPWFDSAGRALECTKKMLGVKVFAMIKLYGDQLFSDYISITYDLGRRFAEIARNEKGFELAVQPDGNIVCFRYCPEGFKGDLNKLTASVRKKLLDDARFYVVQTSVAGKTFLRVTLMNPFTTETDIAELFTLIKKLAQPDHKE
- a CDS encoding urocanate hydratase, with the protein product MQLTDFQKAIMAGIPSQLPAHRPLDANVSHAPVRKDILNSEEKKLAVRNALRYFNPEHHAVLAPEFAAELTKYGRIYMYRFRPEYEMFARPLDAYPAKSKQAAGIMLMIQNNLDPAVAQHPHELITYGGNGAVFQNWAQYMLTMQYLSEMTDEQTLVMYSGHPMGLYPSHKEAPRVVVTNGMVIPNYSKPDDWEKFNALGVSQYGQMTAGSYMYIGPQGIVHGTTITVLNASRKIAQHGEDTEGRLFVTSGLGGMSGAQPKAGNIAGVVTICAEVNPHAAHKRHSQGWVDEISDNVDTAIDSALKYQALKQARSIAFLGNIVDLWERLAERNVMVDLGSDQTSLHNPWAGGYYPAGLTYDEANDMMAHKPEEFKKRVHESLRRQVAAINTLSQRGMYFFDYGNAFLLESGRAGADIFKEDGKFRYASYVQDIMGPMCFDYGFGPFRWVCTSGKPEDLDITDHLAMEVLEEIAASAPAEISQQMRDNIRWIREAKQNKLVVGSQARILYADCEGRTKIAAAFNKAIADGRLSAPVVLGRDHHDVSGTDSPYRETSNIYDGSSFTADMAIQNVIGDSFRGATWVSIHNGGGVGWGEVINGGFGMLLDGSADSDRRLRSMLHWDVNNGISRRSWARNEEAVFAIKRAMEAEPRLKVTLPHFADNQLIDGLF